From the genome of uncultured Methanobacterium sp.:
AGAAATCTCGTTTTTCATTTTTCCGCAGAAAATCTGACTCTCAAGAAGAAGATTCAAAAAAACCGGACAAAGATGAAACTAATTCTAAAAAAGTGGGAACTGGTTCTAAACTGAAAACTGATTCTTCTGCTAAGACAAAAGATACAGATTCTGTAGCCGATGCTGGAGATGATGTAACCGATTCTGGAAAGTCAACGGATTCTGAAAAAGATAAGGGAAAATCTGGAAAGGATGAAGATGAACCTTCTGGTTTATTCACCTTTGCCACCCACAAAACCATATCTGAAAAAGATATTGATGATATTCTTTTTGAACTGGAATTAGCCCTTTTAGAGGGTGATGTTGCCATGGAAGTGGCTGAACAAATCGTCAAATCAGTTAAGGAAGATCTGGTGGGTCGCAAGATCAAAAGACGAAATGATGTGGCCGAATTCACACGAGAAGCACTTAAAAAGGCAATATCTGATATACTTGTAGTGGATGGTCCCAACTTGGAGGAACTGGTTCAAAATGCCAAAAAAACGGGTGAACCCCTCAAAATAATGTTTGTAGGAGTTAATGGAACTGGCAAGACTACAACCATTTCTAAAATTGCAGATCATTATGTTAAAGAAGGTTATTCTCCAGTTATTGCTGCTTCGGACACTTTCCGTGCAGGAGCCATTGAACAGATATCTTACCATGCTGAAAAAGTGGGTGTGAAGATCATCCGCCACCAGAAAGGTGCAGATCCTGCAGCAGTGGCCTACGATGCAGTGGAACATGCAAGGGCCAAAAAGAAAGAACTGGTCCTCATAGACACCGCTGGAAGAATGCAGACCAATATTAATCTTATGGATGAAATGAAAAAGATCCAGAGGGTGGTAAAGCCGGATCTGGCCATATTTGTGGGTGACGCACTCACCGGTAATGATGCAGTGGAGCAGGCCCGTAAATTTG
Proteins encoded in this window:
- the ftsY gene encoding signal recognition particle-docking protein FtsY, which produces MFESLKKKFSGTIGKISDELSEEEEAAEKEKISKAASKVDEGTKKAETISGKKSEDKKAKTAPEKDEKLETSGKDESGAESSENTDEEKKSRFSFFRRKSDSQEEDSKKPDKDETNSKKVGTGSKLKTDSSAKTKDTDSVADAGDDVTDSGKSTDSEKDKGKSGKDEDEPSGLFTFATHKTISEKDIDDILFELELALLEGDVAMEVAEQIVKSVKEDLVGRKIKRRNDVAEFTREALKKAISDILVVDGPNLEELVQNAKKTGEPLKIMFVGVNGTGKTTTISKIADHYVKEGYSPVIAASDTFRAGAIEQISYHAEKVGVKIIRHQKGADPAAVAYDAVEHARAKKKELVLIDTAGRMQTNINLMDEMKKIQRVVKPDLAIFVGDALTGNDAVEQARKFDDAVGVDGIILTKADADAKGGAALSIGHVINKPILFLGVGQGYGDIMEFHPDWMVEQVLGD